Proteins encoded within one genomic window of Streptomyces taklimakanensis:
- the rph gene encoding ribonuclease PH: MSRIDGRTPEQLRPVTIERGWSKHAEGSVLVSFGDTRVLCTASVTEGVPRWRKGSGEGWITAEYAMLPRSTNTRGDRESVRGKIGGRTHEISRLIGRSLRAVVDLKALGENTVVLDCDVLQADGGTRTAAITGAYVALADALTWARDNKLVRAKAQPLTGTVSAVSVGIVDGTPLLDLRYEEDVRAETDMNVVCTGDGRFVEVQGTAEGSPFARAELDALLDLAVAGCAQLDGAQRQALSTR, translated from the coding sequence ATGTCACGCATCGACGGCCGCACACCCGAACAACTCCGCCCCGTCACCATCGAACGCGGCTGGAGCAAACACGCCGAGGGCTCCGTCCTCGTCTCCTTCGGCGACACCCGAGTCCTCTGCACCGCCAGCGTCACCGAAGGCGTACCCCGCTGGCGCAAGGGCAGCGGCGAAGGCTGGATCACCGCCGAGTACGCCATGCTCCCCCGCTCCACCAACACCCGCGGCGACCGTGAGTCCGTCCGCGGGAAGATCGGCGGACGCACCCACGAGATCTCCCGCCTCATCGGCCGGTCCCTCCGCGCCGTCGTCGACCTCAAGGCCCTCGGCGAGAACACCGTCGTCCTCGACTGCGACGTCCTCCAGGCCGACGGCGGGACCCGCACCGCCGCCATCACCGGCGCCTACGTCGCCCTCGCCGACGCCCTCACCTGGGCCCGCGACAACAAGCTCGTCCGCGCCAAGGCCCAACCCCTGACCGGCACCGTCTCCGCCGTCAGCGTCGGCATCGTCGACGGCACCCCCCTCCTCGACCTCCGCTACGAGGAGGACGTCCGCGCCGAAACCGACATGAACGTCGTCTGCACCGGCGACGGCCGCTTCGTCGAGGTCCAGGGCACCGCCGAGGGAAGCCCCTTCGCCCGCGCCGAACTCGACGCCCTCCTCGACCTCGCCGTCGCGGGCTGCGCCCAACTCGACGGAGCACAGCGCCAGGCGCTCTCCACCCGGTGA
- a CDS encoding glucose PTS transporter subunit EIIB, with protein sequence MIDGTGDRTTGKAESIVVGLGGIDNIIEIEGCVTRLRTEVEDPSRIDEAALKAAGAHGVVRMGTAVQVVIGTDADPIAAEIEDMM encoded by the coding sequence ATGATCGACGGCACGGGCGACAGGACCACCGGCAAGGCGGAGAGCATCGTCGTCGGACTCGGTGGCATCGACAACATCATCGAGATCGAGGGCTGCGTCACCCGCCTCCGCACCGAGGTCGAGGACCCCTCGCGCATCGACGAGGCCGCGCTCAAGGCCGCCGGAGCCCACGGCGTCGTCAGGATGGGAACCGCCGTCCAGGTCGTCATCGGCACCGACGCCGACCCCATCGCCGCCGAGATCGAGGACATGATGTGA
- a CDS encoding PTS transporter subunit EIIC, which yields MTTAAAQAPDGRKGRGSGAMAVAQRVGRSLMLPIATLPAAALMVRLGYEDMLGREGLPAVVNRIAEFLAAGGGALLDNLPLLFAVGIAVGFARRADGSTGLAAVVGYLVFRQVMAVFDDPGLPPVEGEPQPADAGVLGGVVMGIVTALLYQRYHRKKLPDWLGFFGGRRLVPILASFAGLGLGIVFGYVWPVLGAAIHGLGEWLVGSGALGAGVFGVANRALIPVGMHHLLNSFPWFQAGSYEDDGVRYQGDIARFLHGDPTAGQFMTGFFPIMMFALPAACLAMYHCARPERRKAVGGMMFSIALTAFVTGVTEPIEFAFVFVAPALYAVHAVLTGASMALSWALGARDGFGFSAGAIDFLLNLGIASRPWLLVLLGLCFAGVYYVVFRFAILRFDLPTPGREPEDPEEPGKEAAEEDRARYRA from the coding sequence ATGACCACGGCCGCAGCTCAGGCACCCGACGGCCGGAAGGGCCGGGGCTCAGGGGCGATGGCGGTGGCCCAGCGCGTCGGCCGCAGTCTGATGCTGCCGATCGCCACCCTGCCGGCGGCGGCGCTGATGGTCCGACTGGGCTACGAGGACATGCTCGGCCGGGAGGGCCTCCCGGCCGTCGTCAACCGGATCGCCGAGTTCCTGGCGGCGGGCGGCGGTGCGTTGCTGGACAACCTGCCGTTGCTGTTCGCCGTGGGCATCGCGGTCGGTTTCGCCCGGCGGGCGGACGGTTCGACCGGGTTGGCGGCGGTGGTGGGCTATCTGGTCTTCCGCCAGGTGATGGCCGTCTTCGACGATCCCGGCCTGCCGCCCGTGGAGGGGGAGCCCCAGCCGGCCGACGCCGGAGTGCTGGGGGGCGTGGTGATGGGGATCGTCACCGCGCTGCTGTACCAGCGGTACCACCGCAAGAAGCTGCCGGACTGGCTGGGGTTCTTCGGCGGTCGGCGGTTGGTGCCGATCCTGGCGTCGTTCGCGGGACTGGGGCTGGGGATCGTCTTCGGCTACGTCTGGCCGGTGCTGGGGGCGGCCATCCACGGCCTCGGTGAGTGGCTGGTGGGCTCCGGCGCGCTGGGGGCGGGCGTCTTCGGCGTGGCCAACCGGGCGCTGATCCCGGTCGGGATGCACCACCTGCTGAACTCCTTCCCGTGGTTCCAGGCCGGTTCGTACGAGGACGACGGGGTCCGGTACCAGGGGGACATCGCCCGGTTCCTGCACGGGGATCCGACGGCGGGGCAGTTCATGACCGGTTTCTTCCCCATCATGATGTTCGCCCTGCCGGCGGCCTGTCTGGCGATGTACCACTGCGCCCGCCCGGAGCGGCGCAAGGCGGTGGGCGGGATGATGTTCTCGATCGCGCTGACGGCCTTCGTGACGGGGGTGACGGAACCGATCGAGTTCGCCTTCGTCTTCGTCGCGCCGGCGCTGTACGCGGTCCACGCGGTGTTGACGGGAGCCTCGATGGCGCTGAGTTGGGCGCTGGGGGCCCGGGACGGCTTCGGTTTCTCGGCGGGCGCGATCGACTTCCTGCTGAACCTGGGGATCGCGTCGCGGCCGTGGTTGCTGGTGCTGCTCGGGCTGTGCTTCGCGGGGGTGTACTACGTGGTCTTCCGGTTCGCGATCCTGCGGTTCGACCTGCCGACACCGGGGCGGGAACCGGAGGATCCGGAGGAACCGGGAAAGGAGGCCGCCGAGGAGGACCGGGCCCGGTACCGGGCGTAG
- a CDS encoding MBL fold metallo-hydrolase, giving the protein MKLTVVGCSGSFPSAESACSSYLVEADGYRLLLDMGNGALGELQRHCGLYDLDAVILSHLHADHCIDMCAYFVARYYRHEGGRCEPIPVYGPRGTEQRLTTAYADTPTEKSMSEVFDFHDLAPRSRFRLGPLTVTADRVRHPVETYGFRVEHGGKSLAYSGDSGPCDALCDLARDTDLFLCEASFTDGKEDLPELHLNGRQAGECAERAGAARLVLTHIPPWTDPRHNLRDAETAFGGPVEMARPGAVYEL; this is encoded by the coding sequence ATGAAGCTCACCGTCGTCGGCTGCTCGGGATCGTTCCCGTCCGCGGAATCGGCCTGCTCCAGCTACCTCGTCGAGGCCGACGGCTACCGGCTCCTGCTCGACATGGGCAACGGTGCCCTCGGCGAACTGCAGCGCCACTGCGGCCTCTACGACCTCGACGCCGTCATCCTCAGCCATCTCCACGCCGACCACTGCATCGACATGTGCGCCTACTTCGTGGCTCGGTACTACCGGCACGAGGGCGGACGCTGCGAACCCATCCCCGTGTACGGCCCCCGGGGCACCGAACAGCGGCTCACCACCGCCTACGCCGACACCCCCACCGAGAAGTCCATGAGCGAGGTCTTCGACTTCCACGACCTCGCCCCCCGGTCCCGCTTCCGGCTCGGCCCGCTGACCGTCACCGCCGACCGGGTCCGCCACCCGGTGGAGACCTACGGCTTCCGCGTCGAGCACGGTGGCAAAAGCCTCGCCTACTCCGGCGACAGCGGCCCCTGCGACGCCCTGTGCGACCTGGCCCGGGACACCGACCTCTTCCTGTGCGAAGCCTCCTTCACCGACGGCAAGGAGGACCTCCCCGAGCTGCACCTCAACGGCCGGCAGGCCGGCGAGTGCGCCGAGCGGGCCGGGGCGGCACGGCTCGTCCTCACCCACATCCCGCCGTGGACCGACCCCCGGCACAACCTGCGCGACGCCGAGACCGCCTTCGGCGGGCCCGTGGAGATGGCCCGCCCCGGAGCCGTCTACGAACTCTGA
- a CDS encoding PLP-dependent cysteine synthase family protein, with translation MRYDSPIAAVGNTPLVHLPRLSPSEDVRIWAKLEDRNPTGSIKDRPALHMIEQAEKDGRLTPGRTILEPTSGNTGISLAMAAKLKGYRMVCVMPENTSAERRQLLAMWGAEIISSPAAGGSNTAVRVAKELAAEHPDWVMLYQYGNPDNAGAHYTGTGPEIHADLPSITHFVAGLGTTGTLMGAGRYLREKVPGIRIVAAEPRYDDLVYGLRNLDEGFVPELYDESVLTTRYSVGSEDAVTRTRELLAQEGIFAGVSTGAALHAAIGVGRKAVKAGESADIVFIVADGGWKYLSTGIYTAPSTEAAVEALQGQLWA, from the coding sequence ATGCGCTACGACTCGCCGATCGCCGCGGTGGGCAACACCCCCCTGGTGCACCTGCCGCGGCTCTCGCCCTCCGAGGACGTCCGCATCTGGGCCAAGCTGGAGGACCGCAACCCCACCGGCTCGATCAAGGACCGCCCGGCCCTCCACATGATCGAGCAGGCCGAGAAGGACGGCCGGCTCACCCCCGGCCGCACCATCCTGGAGCCCACCTCCGGCAACACCGGCATCTCGCTGGCCATGGCGGCCAAGCTCAAGGGCTACCGCATGGTCTGCGTCATGCCGGAGAACACCAGCGCCGAGCGCCGCCAACTGCTGGCCATGTGGGGAGCCGAGATCATCTCCTCCCCGGCCGCCGGCGGCTCCAACACCGCCGTGCGCGTCGCCAAGGAGCTGGCCGCCGAGCACCCCGACTGGGTCATGCTCTACCAGTACGGCAACCCCGACAACGCCGGCGCCCACTACACCGGCACCGGCCCCGAGATCCACGCCGACCTGCCCTCCATCACCCACTTCGTCGCCGGTCTGGGCACCACCGGCACCCTGATGGGCGCGGGCCGCTACCTGCGGGAGAAGGTCCCCGGCATCCGGATCGTCGCCGCCGAACCGCGCTACGACGACCTCGTCTACGGCCTGCGCAACCTCGACGAGGGCTTCGTCCCCGAGCTGTACGACGAGTCCGTCCTCACCACCCGCTACTCCGTCGGCTCCGAGGACGCCGTCACCCGCACCCGCGAACTCCTCGCCCAGGAGGGCATCTTCGCCGGCGTCTCCACCGGCGCCGCCCTCCACGCCGCCATCGGCGTCGGACGCAAGGCCGTCAAGGCCGGGGAGAGCGCCGACATCGTCTTCATCGTCGCCGACGGCGGCTGGAAGTACCTGTCCACCGGCATCTACACCGCGCCCAGCACCGAGGCCGCCGTCGAGGCGCTCCAGGGACAGCTCTGGGCCTGA
- a CDS encoding MoaD/ThiS family protein, with amino-acid sequence MAIEVRIPTILRTYTDGRKSVEGNGGTLAELIEDLETRHSGIRERLVDGGELRRFVNVYLNDEDVRFLDGISTKLSDGDNVTILPAVAGGAAGARPRPAGTAVGRREGMR; translated from the coding sequence ATGGCCATCGAGGTCCGCATCCCGACCATCCTCCGCACCTACACCGACGGCCGGAAGTCCGTCGAGGGCAACGGCGGCACCCTCGCCGAACTCATCGAGGACCTGGAGACCCGGCACAGCGGCATCCGGGAGCGTCTGGTGGACGGCGGCGAGCTGCGCCGCTTCGTGAACGTCTACCTCAACGACGAGGACGTCCGCTTCCTGGACGGGATCTCCACCAAGCTCAGCGACGGCGACAACGTGACCATCCTCCCCGCGGTCGCCGGAGGCGCTGCCGGGGCGCGGCCCCGTCCGGCCGGGACGGCGGTCGGGCGACGGGAGGGCATGCGCTGA
- a CDS encoding putative leader peptide gives MVNHDVSDNNPGTPPGTLLVARLHVDLCRIASAMGAPRRGEGTCRRRAARG, from the coding sequence ATGGTTAACCACGATGTGAGCGACAACAACCCGGGGACGCCCCCGGGCACGCTGCTCGTGGCGCGCCTGCACGTCGACCTGTGCCGCATCGCCAGCGCCATGGGGGCTCCCCGGCGCGGCGAGGGGACGTGTCGGCGCCGTGCCGCCCGCGGCTGA
- a CDS encoding Mov34/MPN/PAD-1 family protein, whose protein sequence is MLTITQELHDRIVAHARQDHPDEACGVIAGPAGSDRPERFVPMLNAARSPTFYEFDSTDLLKLYREMDDRDEEPVVIYHSHTATEAYPSRTDISYANEPGAHYVLVSTAECGNDEGPFSFRSFRIVAGEVTEEEVRIVPAYEG, encoded by the coding sequence ATGCTGACCATCACCCAGGAGCTGCACGACAGGATCGTCGCGCACGCCCGCCAGGACCACCCCGACGAGGCCTGCGGCGTCATCGCGGGCCCGGCCGGCAGTGACCGCCCCGAGCGCTTCGTCCCCATGCTGAACGCGGCCCGCTCGCCCACGTTCTACGAGTTCGACTCCACGGACCTGCTCAAGCTCTACCGCGAGATGGACGACCGCGACGAGGAACCCGTCGTCATCTACCACTCGCACACCGCCACCGAGGCCTACCCCTCGCGCACCGACATCTCCTACGCCAACGAGCCCGGCGCCCACTACGTGCTGGTCTCCACCGCCGAGTGCGGCAACGACGAGGGCCCCTTCTCCTTCCGCTCCTTCCGCATCGTGGCCGGCGAGGTCACGGAGGAGGAGGTCAGGATCGTCCCCGCCTACGAGGGATGA
- a CDS encoding alanine/glycine:cation symporter family protein encodes MANTEASWTDSVEDAVNSVFEPVSKFLGDIVFYTVNIFGTDFPLIVGWLVVAGAVFSAYFGLAQLRHLKLAYRLVRGKYDQQDAPGEVNHFQALTSAVAGTVGLGNIAGVAIAISIGGPGATFWMILCGLLGMATKFVECTLGVRYRQVHADGTVSGGPMFYLRRGLAERGLPSLGKVLAVLSAVMLLFFSFFGGNLFQINQSLEQVQSVTGGEDSIFSTSGGSLVYGALIAALVALVLIGGMRSIGAVTSRLVPSMAVLYILACLLVIGFNIDAVPGAVATIVTEAFAPEGVAGGFLGALIQGFRRAAFSNEAGIGSAPIVHSAVKTKHPATEGVVAMLEPFIDTVVVCTMTALTIVIAGGPLYQETRQAATSGGEVDTSTGYGISITSDAFDTALPWFPYLLTIAVVLFAFSTVITWGYYGLKCWGFLFGHSRTKDLVFKVIFCGIIVSGALLSLGVLVDLADASLFLAALFNIVGLYLLAPVVKRELHRVLEYVRRRDAGETEEEIEAAEAATGPVSRGGDGTTSLTK; translated from the coding sequence ATGGCAAACACCGAAGCCTCCTGGACCGACTCGGTCGAAGACGCCGTGAACAGCGTCTTCGAACCGGTCTCGAAGTTCCTCGGCGACATCGTCTTCTACACGGTCAACATCTTCGGGACCGACTTTCCCCTGATCGTCGGTTGGCTGGTCGTGGCCGGGGCCGTCTTCTCCGCCTACTTCGGCCTCGCCCAGCTCCGGCACCTGAAGCTCGCCTACCGACTGGTCCGGGGCAAGTACGACCAGCAGGACGCCCCCGGCGAGGTCAACCACTTCCAGGCGCTGACCTCGGCCGTCGCCGGCACGGTCGGTCTGGGCAACATCGCCGGCGTGGCCATCGCGATCTCCATCGGCGGCCCCGGCGCCACCTTCTGGATGATCCTGTGCGGCCTCCTCGGCATGGCCACCAAGTTCGTGGAGTGCACGCTCGGCGTGAGGTACCGCCAGGTGCACGCCGACGGCACCGTCTCCGGTGGCCCCATGTTCTACCTGCGCAGAGGACTGGCCGAGCGCGGCCTGCCGAGCCTCGGCAAGGTGCTCGCCGTCCTGTCGGCCGTCATGCTGCTGTTCTTCTCCTTCTTCGGCGGCAACCTCTTCCAGATCAACCAGAGCCTGGAGCAGGTCCAGTCCGTCACGGGTGGTGAGGACAGCATCTTCAGCACCTCCGGCGGCTCCCTGGTGTACGGCGCGCTGATCGCGGCCCTGGTGGCCCTGGTGCTCATCGGCGGCATGCGGTCCATCGGCGCCGTCACCAGCCGCCTGGTGCCGTCGATGGCGGTCCTCTACATCCTGGCCTGTCTGCTGGTCATCGGGTTCAACATCGACGCGGTGCCGGGCGCCGTCGCCACGATCGTCACCGAGGCGTTCGCCCCCGAAGGGGTGGCGGGCGGCTTCCTCGGCGCGCTCATCCAGGGCTTCAGGCGAGCCGCCTTCTCCAACGAGGCCGGCATCGGCTCCGCGCCCATCGTCCACTCCGCGGTGAAGACCAAGCACCCCGCCACCGAGGGCGTGGTGGCGATGCTGGAGCCGTTCATCGACACCGTCGTCGTCTGCACCATGACCGCCCTGACGATCGTCATCGCGGGCGGGCCCCTCTACCAGGAGACCCGCCAGGCGGCGACCTCGGGCGGAGAGGTCGACACCAGCACCGGCTACGGGATCTCCATCACCTCGGACGCCTTCGACACCGCGCTGCCCTGGTTCCCGTACCTGCTGACCATCGCCGTGGTGCTCTTCGCCTTCTCGACGGTCATCACCTGGGGCTACTACGGGCTCAAGTGCTGGGGCTTCCTCTTCGGACACAGCCGGACCAAGGACCTGGTCTTCAAGGTGATCTTCTGCGGCATCATCGTCAGCGGTGCGCTGCTCTCCCTGGGCGTGCTGGTCGACCTGGCGGACGCGTCGCTGTTCCTGGCGGCACTGTTCAACATCGTCGGCCTCTACCTGCTGGCGCCCGTCGTCAAGAGGGAACTGCACCGGGTCCTGGAGTACGTCCGTCGTCGGGACGCCGGCGAGACCGAGGAGGAGATCGAGGCGGCCGAGGCGGCCACCGGACCCGTCTCCCGGGGCGGCGACGGCACCACCTCGCTCACCAAGTGA